A stretch of the bacterium genome encodes the following:
- a CDS encoding M48 family metalloprotease, with the protein MKISLLSLLCGVCFVTSIGFCDDVGKGPAFVVKISEEAAKEIEAEDGVLNSPVLLDRLQPIVEDIMKASDVRQIFPCRILKSDVVNAFALPAGPVYVTLGMLDFLDSLRDEGSRSVIAGIIGHEIAHVYLRHSVAWARLNNFMKEQPSQIPTDIARILELGYVREQEFEADEYGILYAMRAGYDFESIIKFYKKVRETYGETAPGDEMYADHPRMTERIARLYEVRAQIERDFDQFNYGVAALAEGRYPDAISAFRAFTSTFANSATGWTNLGTAYLFEAIAKVEGPPVRYMITYYEQPKDVLRGKPEELIEAEEAFRRSVEIDTAYNIVYNGNMGIIAALNGEYDRALEFTKKALEGNEGQHFFYNNLGNILFLKESYEDAADAYKKALDLNAYWPLPRYNLALTFEKAGQKELAIDTWKELLDVSGFSGEAVKHLTALDSKFKSPVYGVEPETCLAGVKIGMIEDDVRGLFGEPGNRIVLEKIIALEYDVPGILVFIREKLVSGVLAEGAFQGATAKGIKIGSTVADVQAAYGLPDDIIQQKSDEQWVYGRVGLMVGVSGGYVNGLQLVEANK; encoded by the coding sequence ATGAAGATATCTTTACTTTCCCTGTTATGCGGTGTTTGTTTTGTGACCTCTATCGGTTTTTGCGATGATGTCGGCAAAGGTCCCGCGTTCGTCGTCAAGATCAGCGAGGAAGCGGCAAAGGAGATCGAAGCCGAGGATGGCGTGCTGAATAGCCCGGTACTGCTGGATCGCCTGCAGCCGATAGTCGAGGATATCATGAAGGCCTCGGACGTGCGGCAGATCTTTCCGTGCCGGATCCTGAAGAGCGACGTCGTGAACGCCTTCGCTTTGCCCGCCGGCCCCGTTTACGTGACGCTGGGGATGCTGGATTTCCTCGATTCTTTGCGCGATGAAGGCTCACGCTCGGTGATCGCGGGCATCATCGGTCATGAGATCGCCCACGTCTATCTGCGGCATTCGGTCGCATGGGCGCGCCTTAATAATTTCATGAAAGAACAGCCCTCCCAGATACCGACAGACATTGCCCGCATCCTCGAGCTGGGCTACGTGCGCGAGCAGGAATTCGAAGCCGATGAATACGGCATCTTGTACGCGATGCGGGCCGGCTATGATTTTGAATCGATCATCAAATTTTACAAAAAAGTGCGGGAAACGTACGGTGAAACAGCGCCCGGCGACGAGATGTACGCCGACCATCCTCGAATGACCGAGCGGATCGCGCGGCTGTACGAAGTAAGGGCTCAGATCGAACGGGATTTTGACCAGTTCAACTACGGGGTCGCGGCACTGGCTGAAGGCCGTTACCCGGACGCCATTTCGGCGTTCCGGGCATTCACCTCGACGTTCGCCAACAGCGCGACCGGCTGGACGAACCTGGGGACCGCCTATTTGTTCGAGGCCATAGCCAAGGTCGAGGGGCCGCCGGTCCGTTATATGATAACTTATTACGAACAACCCAAGGATGTTCTGCGCGGAAAACCCGAGGAGCTGATCGAAGCCGAGGAAGCATTCCGGAGGTCGGTCGAGATCGATACTGCGTATAATATCGTGTACAACGGGAATATGGGGATAATCGCGGCACTAAACGGCGAATATGACAGGGCGCTGGAATTCACAAAAAAAGCCCTGGAGGGCAATGAGGGGCAGCATTTTTTCTATAACAATCTCGGCAATATTCTGTTTTTAAAAGAAAGCTATGAGGACGCTGCCGACGCATATAAAAAAGCACTGGACCTGAACGCTTATTGGCCCTTGCCAAGGTACAACCTCGCCCTTACGTTTGAAAAGGCCGGTCAGAAAGAACTGGCGATCGATACCTGGAAGGAGCTCCTCGACGTGTCCGGTTTCAGCGGCGAGGCTGTTAAACATCTGACCGCGCTGGACAGCAAATTCAAATCGCCGGTGTACGGGGTAGAGCCTGAAACATGCCTGGCCGGTGTGAAAATAGGCATGATCGAAGATGACGTGCGCGGACTGTTTGGTGAACCGGGCAACCGGATCGTCCTGGAAAAGATCATCGCCCTTGAGTATGATGTGCCGGGAATCCTGGTCTTTATCCGCGAAAAATTGGTGAGCGGCGTGCTTGCCGAAGGGGCATTTCAGGGAGCGACGGCCAAGGGCATCAAGATCGGTTCGACCGTTGCGGATGTTCAGGCTGCGTACGGGCTTCCCGACGACATCATCCAGCAGAAGAGCGATGAGCAGTGGGTCTACGGCCGGGTCGGTCTGATGGTAGGAGTCAGCGGCGGTTACGTCAATGGACTGCAGCTGGTGGAGGCGAACAAGTGA